A single genomic interval of Streptococcus oralis subsp. dentisani harbors:
- the jag gene encoding RNA-binding cell elongation regulator Jag/EloR: MVLFTGSTVEEAIQKGLKELGIPRMKTHIKVVSKEKKGFLGLFGKKPAQVDIEAISETTVIKANQQAVKGVPKEINEQNEPVKTVTEATVDLGHVVEAIKKIEEEGQGVSDEIKAEILKNEKHASTILEETGHIAILNELQTGDAGVEAPAECEEFVSMSESVESQSLEELGLKVEPSYDIEQVAAQVANYVQTIVDDMDVEGTISSDYNRRTINLQIDTNEPGRIIGYHGKVLKALQLLAQNYLYNRYSRTFYITINVNDYVEHRAEVLQTYAQKLATRVLEEGRSQQTDPMSNSERKIIHRIISRMDGVTSYSEGDEPNRYVVVDKE, encoded by the coding sequence ATGGTGTTATTTACAGGTTCAACTGTTGAAGAAGCAATCCAGAAAGGATTGAAAGAGTTAGGTATTCCGAGAATGAAGACTCACATCAAGGTCGTGTCCAAAGAGAAGAAAGGTTTTTTAGGCTTATTTGGGAAAAAACCAGCTCAAGTTGATATTGAGGCGATTAGTGAGACGACTGTGATTAAGGCCAATCAACAAGCTGTAAAAGGTGTTCCGAAAGAAATTAATGAACAAAACGAACCTGTTAAGACAGTAACAGAGGCTACAGTTGATCTTGGTCATGTTGTTGAGGCGATTAAAAAAATAGAAGAGGAAGGTCAGGGTGTTTCTGATGAAATCAAGGCTGAGATCTTGAAAAATGAGAAACATGCTAGCACGATCTTAGAAGAAACAGGTCACATCGCGATTTTAAATGAATTGCAGACAGGAGATGCTGGAGTGGAAGCCCCAGCAGAGTGTGAAGAATTTGTATCTATGTCAGAATCGGTAGAAAGCCAGTCTTTGGAAGAACTGGGTTTGAAGGTGGAACCGAGTTATGACATCGAACAAGTAGCAGCTCAAGTGGCTAACTATGTTCAAACCATTGTGGATGATATGGATGTTGAAGGGACGATTTCAAGCGACTACAATCGCCGCACCATCAACCTTCAAATTGACACCAATGAACCAGGCCGTATTATCGGCTACCACGGAAAAGTCTTGAAAGCTCTTCAACTGTTAGCGCAAAATTACCTTTACAATCGCTATTCGAGAACTTTCTATATCACAATCAACGTCAATGATTACGTTGAACACCGTGCAGAAGTGTTGCAAACCTATGCACAAAAATTGGCGACTCGCGTTCTAGAAGAAGGTCGAAGCCAGCAAACAGATCCAATGTCTAATAGCGAACGCAAGATAATCCATCGCATTATATCGCGCATGGATGGTGTGACGAGTTACTCTGAAGGTGACGAGCCAAATCGCTATGTAGTCGTAGATAAAGAATAA
- the rnpA gene encoding ribonuclease P protein component, with protein MKKSFRVKREKDFKAIFTDGTSFANRKFVVYQLENQKSHFRVGLSVSKKLGNAVTRNQIKRRIRHILLSVREHLADNVDFVVIARKGVEGLDYAEMEKNLLHVLKLSKIYREGIRSEKETTVD; from the coding sequence TTGAAGAAAAGCTTTCGTGTAAAAAGAGAGAAAGATTTTAAGGCTATTTTCACGGATGGAACAAGTTTTGCCAATCGCAAATTTGTTGTCTACCAATTGGAAAATCAGAAAAGTCATTTTCGAGTAGGGCTGTCCGTCAGTAAGAAATTAGGGAATGCAGTCACTAGAAATCAAATTAAAAGACGGATTCGACACATTTTGCTAAGCGTAAGGGAGCACTTAGCTGATAACGTTGATTTTGTCGTAATTGCTCGAAAAGGGGTTGAAGGCTTGGATTATGCAGAAATGGAGAAAAATCTACTCCACGTATTAAAGTTATCAAAGATTTACCGGGAAGGAATTAGGAGTGAAAAAGAAACTACAGTTGATTAG
- a CDS encoding YidC/Oxa1 family membrane protein insertase encodes MKKKLQLISLLGLSLFVMTACGTSDVAADSTDIWSKFVYFFAEIIRFLSFDISIGVGIILFTILIRTILLPVFQTQMVASRKMQEAQPRIKALQEQYPGRDMESRTKLDQEMRKVYKELGVKHSSSLWPILIQMPVLLALFQALTRVDFLKTGHFLWVNLGGVDTSFILPILAAVFTFLSSWLSNKALPERSGAMTGMMYGMPVLIFIFAISSPSGVALYWAVSNAYQVLQTYFLNNPFKIIAAREAEVQAKKDLENRKRKAKKKAQKTK; translated from the coding sequence GTGAAAAAGAAACTACAGTTGATTAGTTTGCTGGGCTTGTCCTTGTTTGTCATGACAGCCTGTGGGACAAGCGATGTTGCAGCAGATTCTACAGATATATGGAGTAAATTTGTCTATTTTTTTGCTGAAATCATCCGCTTCTTGTCCTTTGACATTAGTATCGGAGTGGGGATTATCCTCTTTACGATCCTGATTCGTACGATTCTATTACCAGTCTTTCAGACTCAGATGGTGGCCTCTAGAAAAATGCAAGAGGCTCAACCACGCATCAAGGCACTGCAAGAACAATATCCAGGTCGTGATATGGAAAGTAGAACCAAGCTGGATCAGGAGATGCGGAAGGTCTATAAAGAATTAGGGGTCAAACACTCTTCTTCTCTCTGGCCGATTTTGATTCAAATGCCGGTTCTCTTGGCTCTCTTCCAAGCCTTGACTCGAGTAGACTTTTTGAAAACAGGGCATTTTTTGTGGGTGAACCTTGGGGGAGTGGATACAAGCTTTATCCTTCCGATTTTGGCAGCAGTCTTTACCTTCTTAAGTAGCTGGTTATCGAATAAGGCTTTACCTGAAAGAAGTGGAGCTATGACAGGGATGATGTACGGGATGCCTGTACTGATCTTTATCTTTGCCATCTCTTCACCTAGTGGCGTAGCCTTGTACTGGGCAGTATCCAATGCTTATCAAGTTTTGCAAACCTACTTCTTAAATAATCCTTTTAAGATTATTGCAGCGCGTGAGGCGGAAGTACAGGCTAAAAAAGATTTGGAAAATAGAAAAAGAAAAGCCAAGAAAAAGGCTCAGAAAACGAAATAA